The genomic interval CAGAAGAAGCATTAGGACGTGTATTCAATGCTTTAGCATCGGCATATGAATTCAAACACGAAGGCGAAGATGTAAAAATTATTTTTCAAGGAGCAGGTATAAGATGGCCTGAACAACTAGAAAAACCAGAGCATCCTGTTAATGCTCTTTATAAAGAAGTAAAAGATCATGTTAGCGGTCTTTCTAAAGGATGTGTAGCTGTATTTGGCACCGAAGTTTCTGGTTATGAATTATTAAATGACAACGAAGTTCCAGGAACTCCAGGTTTACCAAGTTTTGTTAACCTTAGAAAAGAAGGTTACGATATTTTGATTTTCTAAATCAGCTCTTAACTGCCCTTTTTCACTTTAAGGGCAGTTTTTTTATTTACAAATATTTAATGTGATCAAACCTTTGTTTTTTGAGTAATTTAGCATAGCTGGATACTCTACAATCAATATTTAAGTTTTAAAATTATGCAGGAAGATGTTCAATATTACATGAATCAATGTTTAGATCTTGCCAAAAGCGCTCTAAAAGCTGGAAATCCGCCTGTGGGTGCGCTTATTGTATTTAAGGG from Flavobacterium sp. YJ01 carries:
- a CDS encoding DsrE family protein; this translates as MKKTAIIILSDPKAGSEEALGRVFNALASAYEFKHEGEDVKIIFQGAGIRWPEQLEKPEHPVNALYKEVKDHVSGLSKGCVAVFGTEVSGYELLNDNEVPGTPGLPSFVNLRKEGYDILIF